From Streptomyces cyaneogriseus subsp. noncyanogenus, the proteins below share one genomic window:
- a CDS encoding 5-dehydro-4-deoxyglucarate dehydratase — protein sequence MTSAPLAARLTVPTGPLFFPVTAYGPGGALDLDVYRTHVRRGVEAGAAAVFACCGTGEFHALAPEEFEACVRAAVEAAQGRVPVVAGAGYGTALAVRYARLAESAGADGLLAMPPYLVAAGQEGLLRHYREVAAATPLPVIVYQRDNAVFTPRTVAALAGTDGIIGLKDGVGDLGLMQRIVSAVRSEAPGDFLYFNGLPTAEQTQLAYRSLGVTLYSSAVFCFAPEIALAFHRALDTGDDATVRRLLDGFYGPFCDLRAKGPGYAVSLVKAGVRLRGLDVGEVRPPLHEPAEDHVAQLAQVIEHGYALLEEDR from the coding sequence GTGACGTCAGCCCCTCTCGCCGCCCGGCTCACCGTCCCCACCGGGCCGCTCTTCTTCCCCGTCACGGCCTACGGCCCCGGCGGCGCGCTCGACCTCGACGTCTACCGGACCCATGTGCGCCGCGGCGTCGAGGCCGGTGCCGCGGCCGTCTTCGCCTGCTGCGGCACCGGGGAGTTCCACGCGCTGGCGCCCGAGGAGTTCGAGGCGTGCGTCCGGGCGGCCGTGGAGGCGGCGCAGGGCCGGGTGCCGGTCGTCGCGGGCGCCGGATACGGCACCGCGCTGGCGGTGCGCTACGCCCGCCTCGCCGAGTCGGCCGGTGCGGACGGGCTGCTCGCCATGCCGCCGTACCTGGTGGCGGCCGGCCAGGAAGGACTGCTGCGGCACTACCGGGAGGTGGCCGCCGCGACCCCGCTGCCGGTGATCGTCTACCAGCGGGACAACGCGGTGTTCACCCCGCGGACCGTCGCCGCGCTGGCCGGCACGGACGGCATCATCGGCCTGAAGGACGGCGTCGGCGACCTCGGCCTGATGCAGCGGATCGTCAGCGCCGTCCGCAGCGAGGCCCCCGGCGACTTCCTGTATTTCAACGGGCTGCCGACCGCCGAGCAGACCCAGCTCGCCTACCGCTCCCTCGGCGTCACGCTCTACTCCTCCGCCGTGTTCTGCTTCGCCCCCGAGATCGCCCTCGCCTTCCACCGGGCGCTGGACACCGGCGACGACGCCACCGTGCGCCGGCTGCTGGACGGCTTCTACGGGCCCTTCTGCGACCTGCGTGCCAAGGGGCCCGGTTACGCCGTCTCCCTGGTCAAGGCCGGGGTGCGGCTGCGCGGACTGGACGTGGGGGAGGTGCGCCCGCCGCTGCACGAACCCGCCGAGGACCACGTCGCACAGCTCGCCCAGGTGATCGAGCACGGGTACGCGCTGCTGGAGGAGGACCGGTGA
- a CDS encoding NAD-dependent epimerase/dehydratase family protein, which produces MPAPRTVLLTGAAGGLGTLMRDLLPAYGYTLRLFDVRPVEGEPDAITADLADRDAVREAVRGVDAIIHLAGISLEAPFEKILKANIEGTYHVYEAAREEGVRRVVFASSNHAIGCTPRPQGGTPVEPDRLIPVDTPRRPDTYYGLSKSFGEDLAQLYWDKHGLETVSVRIGSCFPEPTSVRMLSVWMSPADGARLFHAALTAENVGHTVVYGSSANTRLWWDLSSARALGYEPQDDSEQYAEKLVAEEGELDPDNPAHACVGGHFVTDPPIWPY; this is translated from the coding sequence ATGCCCGCTCCCCGCACCGTTCTGCTCACCGGCGCCGCCGGTGGCCTCGGCACCTTGATGCGGGACCTGCTCCCCGCCTACGGCTACACACTGCGCCTGTTCGACGTGCGCCCGGTCGAGGGCGAGCCCGACGCGATCACCGCGGACCTCGCCGACCGGGACGCCGTGCGCGAGGCGGTCCGGGGCGTCGACGCGATCATCCACCTGGCGGGCATCTCCCTGGAAGCCCCGTTCGAGAAGATCCTGAAGGCGAACATCGAGGGGACGTACCACGTCTACGAGGCCGCCCGCGAGGAAGGGGTGCGCCGCGTCGTCTTCGCCTCCTCCAACCACGCCATCGGCTGCACCCCCCGCCCGCAGGGCGGCACGCCGGTCGAGCCGGACCGGCTGATCCCCGTCGACACGCCGCGCCGCCCCGACACCTACTACGGCCTGTCGAAGTCCTTCGGCGAGGACCTCGCCCAGCTCTACTGGGACAAGCACGGCCTGGAGACCGTCTCGGTGCGCATCGGCTCCTGCTTCCCCGAACCGACCAGCGTGCGCATGCTCTCCGTCTGGATGAGCCCGGCCGACGGCGCCCGGCTCTTCCACGCCGCCCTGACCGCCGAGAACGTCGGCCACACCGTGGTCTACGGCTCCTCCGCCAACACCCGGCTGTGGTGGGACCTGTCCTCCGCGCGGGCGCTCGGCTACGAACCGCAGGACGACTCCGAGCAGTACGCCGAGAAGCTGGTCGCGGAAGAGGGCGAGCTGGACCCGGACAACCCGGCCCACGCCTGCGTGGGCGGCCACTTCGTGACCGACCCGCCGATCTGGCCGTACTGA